One window of Blastocatellia bacterium genomic DNA carries:
- the uppP gene encoding undecaprenyl-diphosphatase UppP: MTMVEAIVLGLVQGLTEFLPISSTAHLRIIPALLKELDPTRPWNDPGAPASAVIQLGTLAAVLSYFRHEVGELTGAFVRALVRGRPLETFPARLAWLIGLGTIPIIIGGLAFEPFILTGARSLVVIAGALIGLALLLLVAECVSSRRRELTEVTARDAVIIGIAQALALIPGSSRSGTTITAGLFLGFTREAAARFSFLLSIPSVTLSGLYELYTIRHQLVGAYSVPLLVATLLAGISGYLAIEFLLRYLRTHTTYLFVVYRLVLGSLLLVLVKLGLIE; encoded by the coding sequence ATGACGATGGTGGAAGCGATCGTGCTCGGGCTCGTGCAGGGACTCACGGAGTTTCTCCCCATCAGCAGCACGGCGCATTTGCGCATCATCCCCGCCCTTTTGAAAGAGCTTGACCCGACGCGACCGTGGAACGATCCGGGAGCGCCCGCGTCCGCAGTGATCCAACTGGGGACGCTCGCGGCCGTGCTCAGCTATTTTCGGCATGAGGTCGGCGAGTTGACCGGCGCCTTCGTGCGCGCTCTCGTGCGCGGCCGTCCGTTGGAGACGTTCCCGGCGCGGTTGGCTTGGCTCATCGGATTGGGGACGATTCCGATCATCATCGGAGGGCTCGCCTTTGAACCGTTCATCCTCACGGGCGCTCGGTCGCTCGTGGTGATCGCAGGGGCGCTGATCGGACTGGCCCTGCTTTTGCTGGTGGCCGAGTGCGTGTCCTCCCGTCGTCGGGAGTTGACGGAAGTGACCGCGCGCGACGCCGTGATCATCGGGATCGCGCAAGCGCTCGCTTTGATCCCCGGCTCCTCGCGCTCGGGGACGACGATCACGGCGGGGCTGTTCCTTGGCTTCACGCGCGAGGCGGCAGCGCGCTTCTCCTTCCTGCTGAGCATTCCCTCGGTGACCTTGAGCGGGCTCTACGAGCTCTATACCATTCGCCATCAGCTCGTGGGGGCCTACAGCGTGCCGCTTCTTGTGGCGACGCTGCTGGCCGGGATAAGCGGCTATCTCGCCATCGAGTTCCTCCTCCGCTACCTGCGGACGCACACGACCTATCTCTTCGTCGTCTATCGGTTGGTGCTCGGTTCTCTGTTGCTCGTGTTGGTGAAGCTCGGGCTCATCGAATGA
- the recG gene encoding ATP-dependent DNA helicase RecG: protein MSVFSLQMPLARLHQCRIPRVGPQRARALAAAMAHFLGLSDPHQVTVEDLLLYLPMRYEDRSHLARIVELRENMWASLEVVVRVTGSYAVKGGQLTIFELSATDETGQIRAFWWNRPWLEKTFPRGARVILYGQWRYNAARRCFEAENPDFEVLTEEDDVAAAIHTGRRVPIYRKLGPFTTRPLRAILHHLVQQLTAENVPEMLPEETRRRLHLIPRYEALRYVHFPEDEAPLEDYNEARSPAHRRLIFEEFLRLQLALGLRREEREHSPKGPHIRVDDRIREIVRAILPFRLTEGQRHALREIVRDMCSPRPMNRLLQGDVGSGKTIVALLAMVVAVENGYQAALMVPTEILAEQHARNVKRWLAQTSYRVELLTGSLRNAEKRELYEALSRGEIQIVIGTHALIQEGVRFHNLGLVVIDEQHRFGVLQRAELIRRGYNPDVLVMTATPIPRSLAMTVYGDLDISIIRDLPPGRTPVRTFLRTEEARPAIYQFIAAQVRAGRQAYIVYPLVEESEKMDLLNATQMADHLQRVVFPEFRVGLLHGKMRPAEKDEVMRRFLAGEIDILVATTVIEVGVDVPNATVMLIEHAERFGLAQLHQLRGRVGRGAAESYCILLAHDLTTPEARERLRVMVETTDGFKIAEKDLEIRGPGELMGTRQSGAPVFRIGHLVRDRHLLELARHEARRLLTRRSQLPELAPLLDQIRRQPQYGLTSIG, encoded by the coding sequence ATGAGCGTGTTCTCGCTTCAGATGCCGCTCGCTCGCTTGCATCAGTGCCGGATTCCGCGTGTGGGACCACAGCGGGCGCGCGCGCTGGCTGCCGCCATGGCCCATTTCCTCGGCCTCTCCGATCCACACCAGGTCACGGTCGAAGATCTTCTCCTCTATCTGCCCATGCGATATGAGGATCGTTCGCACCTGGCGCGCATCGTCGAATTGCGCGAGAACATGTGGGCTTCCCTTGAAGTCGTCGTGCGCGTCACCGGCAGCTATGCCGTGAAGGGTGGTCAGTTGACGATCTTCGAGCTATCGGCCACCGACGAGACGGGACAAATTCGCGCCTTCTGGTGGAATCGCCCGTGGTTGGAGAAGACCTTTCCGCGCGGCGCGCGCGTGATCCTCTACGGACAATGGCGGTACAACGCTGCTCGACGGTGCTTCGAAGCTGAGAACCCGGACTTCGAGGTCCTCACCGAAGAAGACGACGTCGCCGCGGCCATCCACACCGGGCGGCGCGTCCCCATCTATCGCAAGCTGGGACCATTCACGACGCGACCGCTGCGCGCAATCCTCCACCATCTGGTGCAACAACTCACGGCGGAGAACGTGCCCGAGATGCTGCCGGAAGAGACGCGACGGCGCTTGCACCTCATTCCACGATACGAGGCACTGCGATACGTCCACTTTCCGGAGGACGAGGCGCCGCTAGAGGATTATAACGAAGCGCGATCACCGGCCCATCGCCGATTGATCTTCGAGGAATTCCTCCGCCTTCAACTCGCTCTTGGGTTGCGCCGAGAAGAGCGCGAGCATTCGCCGAAAGGTCCGCACATCCGCGTGGACGACCGCATCCGCGAGATCGTGCGCGCGATCTTACCTTTTCGCTTGACCGAAGGGCAGCGCCACGCGCTCCGCGAGATCGTGCGGGATATGTGCTCCCCGCGGCCGATGAATCGCCTCTTGCAGGGGGATGTCGGCAGTGGCAAGACGATCGTCGCGCTTCTGGCGATGGTCGTCGCCGTCGAGAACGGCTATCAGGCGGCGCTGATGGTGCCCACCGAGATCCTGGCCGAACAACACGCGCGCAATGTGAAGCGATGGCTCGCCCAAACTTCCTATCGCGTCGAGCTGCTCACGGGTAGTCTGCGCAACGCTGAGAAGCGCGAGCTGTACGAGGCCCTCTCTCGCGGCGAGATTCAAATCGTCATCGGCACGCACGCCCTCATCCAAGAAGGCGTGCGCTTTCATAACCTCGGCCTCGTCGTCATTGACGAACAGCATCGCTTCGGCGTCTTGCAGCGGGCGGAACTGATCCGGCGCGGTTATAACCCCGATGTCCTCGTGATGACGGCCACGCCGATCCCGCGCTCGCTGGCGATGACCGTCTACGGAGATCTCGACATCTCGATCATTCGCGATCTCCCGCCGGGGCGAACGCCCGTCCGGACCTTCCTTCGAACCGAGGAAGCGCGACCGGCGATCTACCAATTCATCGCCGCGCAAGTCCGCGCCGGACGCCAGGCCTACATCGTCTATCCCCTCGTCGAAGAGTCCGAGAAGATGGACCTGCTGAACGCCACGCAGATGGCCGACCATTTGCAACGGGTCGTCTTCCCCGAGTTCCGCGTCGGTCTCTTGCATGGGAAGATGCGCCCGGCCGAGAAGGACGAGGTCATGCGCCGATTCCTCGCGGGGGAGATCGACATTCTCGTCGCGACGACCGTCATCGAAGTCGGCGTGGATGTACCCAATGCCACGGTCATGCTTATCGAGCATGCGGAGCGCTTCGGATTGGCGCAGTTGCATCAACTGCGCGGACGCGTGGGCCGAGGCGCGGCCGAATCCTATTGCATCCTTCTGGCGCATGATCTGACGACCCCCGAAGCCCGCGAACGCCTGCGAGTGATGGTCGAGACCACCGACGGATTCAAGATCGCGGAGAAAGACCTAGAGATTCGCGGTCCGGGTGAACTGATGGGGACGCGACAATCCGGCGCGCCGGTCTTTCGCATCGGTCATCTCGTTCGGGATCGTCATCTGCTGGAGCTGGCGCGGCACGAAGCCCGTCGGCTCTTAACCCGGCGATCGCAGCTTCCCGAACTCGCGCCCTTGCTCGACCAGATTCGTCGCCAACCGCAATATGGTCTCACATCCATTGGATGA
- a CDS encoding glycosyltransferase family 2 protein codes for MGDVGFSAFADQGELMPPEPIPEIVRRVLGEGGARPNISYLYHADAFDWVVMGIYFGILLLLSIYGIYRFRLVYLFLRYRHYRPQPRGTFSEAELPRVTVQLPIYNEMYVVERLLRAVTQLDYPRDRLEIQVLDDSTDETSEICRRLVEQYRAEGYDIVYLRRGDRQGFKAGALAYGLSFARGELIAIFDADFIPRSDCLRKMVPYFTDPQVGMVQMRWSYINADYNLLTRLQQIMLDGHFVVEQTARSGSGSFFNFNGTAGMWRRTAIEWSGGWQCDTLAEDTDLSYRAQLFGWKFIYLLDEDVPSELPVDMNSFKVQQRRWAKGVLQVGFKLIGRIFRSPLPWSVKLELFFRFTNNANAPLVILLSLLHWPVLIARYNQGWFHLLVLDVPILLFATVSVLAFYGVAIWHLYPDWKRQVKYLPLVMAVGIGLALNNARAALEAFLGIRSAFARTPKFKIESRRDEWKSKRYTFRHDLTPFLELALAVYFVFVVSYATQMQIYGTIPFLVLFFLGYGFTGAFSVIQGRAVARATR; via the coding sequence ATGGGGGATGTCGGGTTCTCTGCGTTCGCGGATCAAGGGGAATTGATGCCGCCGGAGCCGATTCCGGAGATCGTGCGGCGCGTACTTGGGGAAGGAGGCGCTCGCCCGAACATCAGTTATCTCTACCACGCGGATGCCTTCGATTGGGTGGTGATGGGCATCTACTTCGGCATCCTGCTGCTGCTCTCGATCTACGGCATCTATCGGTTCCGCCTCGTGTATCTCTTCCTCCGATATCGTCACTATCGGCCACAGCCCCGCGGAACTTTCTCCGAAGCGGAGCTGCCGCGCGTGACCGTGCAATTGCCCATCTACAACGAGATGTACGTCGTCGAACGACTCCTTCGCGCCGTGACGCAGTTGGATTATCCCCGCGATCGGTTGGAGATTCAGGTCCTCGATGATTCGACCGATGAGACGTCGGAGATCTGCCGACGCTTGGTCGAACAGTATCGAGCTGAGGGGTATGACATCGTCTACCTTCGACGGGGAGATCGTCAGGGCTTCAAAGCCGGAGCGTTGGCGTATGGCTTATCGTTCGCTCGCGGAGAACTGATCGCCATCTTCGATGCCGATTTCATCCCCCGCTCCGATTGCTTGCGCAAGATGGTGCCTTACTTCACGGACCCGCAGGTCGGCATGGTCCAGATGCGCTGGAGCTACATCAACGCCGATTACAATCTCCTGACGCGCCTTCAGCAGATCATGCTCGATGGCCATTTCGTCGTGGAGCAAACGGCGCGCAGTGGCTCCGGCAGCTTCTTCAATTTCAACGGCACAGCAGGGATGTGGCGGCGCACGGCCATCGAGTGGAGCGGAGGATGGCAGTGCGATACATTGGCCGAAGATACCGATCTCAGCTACCGCGCGCAGCTCTTCGGGTGGAAGTTCATCTACTTGCTCGATGAAGACGTCCCTTCGGAATTGCCCGTGGACATGAACTCCTTCAAAGTCCAACAACGCCGGTGGGCCAAGGGCGTGCTGCAGGTGGGCTTCAAATTGATCGGGCGCATCTTCCGCAGCCCGCTCCCCTGGTCCGTCAAACTCGAACTGTTCTTTCGATTCACCAACAACGCGAACGCTCCCCTGGTCATCCTTCTCAGTTTGCTCCATTGGCCGGTCCTAATCGCGCGGTACAATCAAGGATGGTTCCACCTGCTCGTCCTGGATGTGCCGATCTTGCTTTTCGCCACCGTGTCGGTGCTCGCCTTTTACGGCGTGGCCATCTGGCATCTCTATCCCGATTGGAAGCGGCAGGTGAAATATCTCCCGCTGGTGATGGCCGTGGGGATCGGACTGGCGCTCAATAACGCCCGCGCGGCGCTGGAGGCGTTCCTCGGCATTCGCTCGGCGTTTGCGCGCACGCCGAAATTCAAGATCGAGTCTCGGCGCGATGAGTGGAAGAGCAAGCGCTATACGTTCCGTCATGATCTCACCCCGTTCCTCGAATTAGCGCTCGCCGTTTACTTCGTCTTCGTCGTCTCCTATGCGACTCAGATGCAGATTTATGGGACGATCCCCTTCCTCGTCCTCTTCTTTCTGGGGTATGGATTCACGGGAGCGTTCTCCGTCATCCAAGGGCGCGCAGTCGCGCGCGCGACCCGATGA
- a CDS encoding aminopeptidase P N-terminal domain-containing protein: MRRHLILRILILSAVLVGSLVPFGATGTAVQKASPKGKTLLGIPLEEYRQRRERLMELIPEGIVLLSGKTEEEDNEVEQKFRQRSYFMYLTGVEVPGAILALIPKGYGPNGVREVLFLPPRNPARERWTGPKVGPEEAVSEFGVERALPTTAFESELPKMLESAKVVYTVIPSGPSARFSREQAFLERFRHGVEVRDVRPLLAELRRIKSPAEITLLREAARITADAHREVARALRPGMFEYELEAIVMATFLKNGARRAGFPPIIGSGPNSTILHYQANRRQIAAGDLVVVDIGAEYEYYTADITRTYPASGRFTERQRQIYAVVLGAQKAAEAAFRPGQTTMRELQEVARRFMRESPVRARDGQTLDRFFLHGLGHYVGLDVHDVGDYSKPLVPGVVITIEPGIYLPDEHIGVRIEDMYLVTETGLVKLSANIPSAPDEVERWMARRTAR; this comes from the coding sequence ATGCGACGACATCTCATCCTTCGGATTCTGATCCTCAGTGCCGTGTTGGTGGGATCCCTCGTCCCCTTCGGCGCCACCGGGACAGCTGTGCAGAAAGCGAGCCCGAAGGGGAAGACGCTGCTGGGGATTCCGCTCGAAGAATATCGGCAGCGGCGCGAACGTTTGATGGAGCTCATCCCCGAAGGGATCGTGCTCCTTTCGGGAAAGACGGAGGAGGAGGATAACGAGGTCGAGCAGAAGTTTCGCCAGCGAAGCTACTTCATGTATCTGACAGGCGTGGAGGTACCGGGAGCGATCCTCGCGTTGATCCCCAAAGGCTATGGTCCCAACGGAGTGCGAGAGGTACTCTTTCTGCCGCCGCGCAATCCGGCGCGCGAGCGATGGACGGGGCCCAAGGTCGGACCTGAGGAGGCCGTATCGGAATTCGGCGTCGAACGCGCGTTGCCGACGACGGCGTTCGAGAGCGAGTTGCCGAAGATGCTCGAGTCCGCGAAAGTCGTTTACACGGTCATCCCTTCGGGGCCGTCGGCGCGATTCAGTCGCGAGCAGGCGTTCCTCGAGCGCTTTCGCCACGGGGTCGAAGTGCGCGATGTTCGACCGCTGCTCGCTGAGCTTCGGCGGATCAAATCGCCGGCCGAAATCACGCTCTTGCGCGAGGCCGCGCGCATCACAGCCGATGCGCATCGCGAAGTCGCGCGCGCGTTGCGACCCGGGATGTTCGAATACGAACTGGAAGCCATCGTCATGGCCACATTCTTGAAGAATGGAGCGCGGCGCGCGGGCTTCCCCCCGATCATCGGATCGGGTCCGAATTCCACGATCTTGCATTATCAGGCGAATCGTCGCCAGATCGCCGCGGGCGATCTGGTCGTCGTGGACATCGGAGCCGAATACGAGTACTACACGGCTGACATCACGCGCACATATCCGGCCAGCGGTCGCTTCACCGAACGGCAACGGCAGATTTACGCGGTGGTGTTGGGAGCACAGAAGGCGGCCGAGGCCGCTTTCCGTCCCGGTCAGACGACGATGCGCGAGCTGCAAGAGGTCGCGCGTCGCTTCATGCGAGAGAGCCCCGTGCGCGCTCGCGATGGGCAGACGCTCGATCGCTTCTTCCTTCATGGTTTGGGCCACTACGTCGGACTCGATGTCCATGATGTCGGGGATTACAGCAAGCCGCTCGTTCCGGGGGTGGTGATCACCATCGAACCGGGCATTTATCTGCCCGATGAACACATCGGCGTGCGCATCGAGGACATGTATCTGGTCACGGAGACCGGATTGGTGAAGCTCTCGGCCAATATCCCGAGCGCGCCCGATGAAGTCGAGCGATGGATGGCGAGGCGAACAGCGCGATGA
- a CDS encoding endonuclease MutS2: MDGEANSAMTPLTFESLEYEALLALLAERTQTPQGRRLVEQLRPMTDPEEIRRQLRLVSDAAQYLSAHSGFGLSGLADPTEALQLLRIENATLSPTQILDLIALIEVGQDVRTSVLGQRRQYPHLAAFIAEIPDLRPALRHLRGKILPGGEIDDHASPELAEIRQHIHRLRARIYRRLEEIMRASPEGIVQDELVTLRNERYVIPVRASHRTQVPGVVHAVSSSGATVFIEPLETIELNNELVRWREEEQAEIARILREMSERLRWELPLLEKLARLIAELDVLSAKARLALDFRCVEPELVSDRVTLVLEEARHVLLEHVLRQRGEPIVPISVALDDAHRVLIISGPNAGGKTVAVKTIGLLALMAQSGMLIPARAATLSVFRSILADIGDRQSLVANLSTFTAHITSVREMAEQLQQPALVLIDEVGTGTDPEEGAALAVAIVDYFRRRGAMVVAATHYSALKTYGYLTPGVVNAAVEFDEVRLQPTYRLQQGVAGASSALEIARRVGLPEEILAEARKQLGASEQEANRYLNRLREELEQQRAARMALEEERAALAERYEQLQREFFAREQQRQRQFETMLREFLATVAQRAEELLGQITDEQARRQARRLIERRMAKFKSDVWQRARAVSFETPPTSAPTPHMLPAEEVALKPGDRVRVRSLNQIGVVAEVEPEQVLVHLGPLRVRASVSDLDVLLEPTPETIERPSERVRLQLAARADVPSELNLIGKTVEEALELTDRFLDAAYLADRREVTIIHGAGSGALRRAVREFLSRHPHVARFRPASADGATLVELNER, translated from the coding sequence ATGGATGGCGAGGCGAACAGCGCGATGACGCCCTTGACTTTCGAGTCGCTCGAATACGAAGCGTTGTTGGCGCTACTGGCGGAGCGGACGCAGACGCCGCAAGGCCGGCGTTTGGTCGAACAACTGCGGCCAATGACTGATCCGGAGGAGATTCGGCGTCAGCTTCGACTCGTGAGCGATGCCGCGCAGTATCTCAGCGCCCATTCGGGGTTCGGATTAAGTGGGCTGGCCGATCCGACGGAAGCGCTGCAGTTGTTGCGGATCGAGAATGCCACCCTGTCGCCGACGCAGATTTTGGATCTGATTGCGCTCATCGAAGTGGGACAGGATGTCCGAACCTCCGTCCTCGGGCAACGGCGCCAATACCCGCATCTGGCGGCGTTCATTGCGGAGATCCCGGACCTGCGCCCCGCGCTTCGACATCTGCGGGGGAAAATCTTGCCGGGCGGCGAAATTGATGATCATGCGAGTCCGGAATTGGCCGAGATCCGGCAGCACATCCACCGACTGCGCGCGCGCATTTATCGGCGGCTGGAAGAGATCATGCGCGCCAGCCCCGAAGGCATCGTGCAGGATGAGTTGGTGACGCTGCGCAACGAGCGCTACGTGATCCCCGTTCGGGCATCGCATCGCACGCAGGTGCCGGGCGTCGTCCACGCCGTCTCCTCCAGCGGCGCGACCGTCTTCATCGAACCGCTCGAAACGATCGAGTTGAACAACGAGCTGGTGCGATGGCGCGAGGAGGAGCAAGCGGAGATCGCCCGCATCTTGCGCGAGATGAGCGAGCGATTGCGTTGGGAGCTGCCGCTGTTGGAGAAATTGGCCCGACTCATCGCGGAGCTGGACGTGCTCAGCGCTAAGGCGCGATTAGCCCTCGACTTCCGATGCGTGGAGCCGGAGTTGGTGAGCGATCGTGTGACGCTCGTGCTCGAAGAGGCGCGGCATGTGCTTCTTGAACACGTCCTGCGGCAGCGCGGGGAGCCGATCGTCCCGATCTCCGTCGCCCTCGATGACGCACATCGCGTCTTGATCATCAGCGGGCCGAATGCGGGGGGAAAGACCGTAGCCGTGAAGACGATTGGCCTCCTCGCCCTGATGGCGCAATCGGGAATGCTCATCCCAGCGCGCGCGGCGACGCTCTCGGTCTTTCGGAGCATCCTCGCCGACATCGGCGATCGGCAATCGTTAGTGGCCAACCTTTCGACCTTCACGGCGCATATCACGAGCGTGCGGGAGATGGCCGAGCAGTTGCAGCAGCCGGCGCTCGTGCTCATTGACGAAGTGGGCACGGGGACGGATCCGGAGGAGGGAGCAGCATTGGCGGTCGCCATTGTGGACTATTTCCGACGACGCGGCGCGATGGTCGTCGCCGCGACGCACTACTCGGCGCTGAAAACCTACGGGTATCTCACCCCCGGCGTCGTGAATGCGGCGGTCGAATTCGACGAAGTGCGCTTGCAGCCGACGTATCGCTTGCAGCAAGGCGTGGCCGGAGCCTCAAGCGCGTTGGAGATCGCGCGCCGCGTCGGGTTGCCGGAGGAGATCCTCGCAGAAGCGCGGAAGCAATTGGGGGCTTCCGAACAGGAGGCGAATCGTTATTTGAATCGGTTGCGAGAAGAGCTGGAGCAGCAACGCGCGGCGCGCATGGCCTTGGAGGAAGAACGCGCGGCCCTCGCCGAGCGCTACGAGCAGTTGCAGCGCGAGTTCTTCGCCCGCGAGCAGCAGCGGCAGCGGCAGTTCGAGACAATGCTGCGCGAGTTCCTGGCGACCGTCGCTCAGCGGGCTGAGGAATTGCTCGGTCAGATCACCGACGAACAGGCGCGCCGACAGGCACGGCGTCTCATCGAGCGTCGCATGGCGAAGTTCAAATCGGATGTATGGCAGCGCGCGCGCGCTGTCTCGTTCGAGACGCCTCCGACGAGCGCGCCAACGCCTCACATGCTTCCCGCCGAGGAAGTCGCTTTGAAACCCGGTGATCGCGTGCGCGTCCGGAGCTTGAATCAGATTGGCGTGGTGGCGGAAGTCGAACCCGAGCAGGTGCTCGTGCACCTCGGTCCCCTGCGCGTGCGCGCGAGTGTGAGCGATCTCGATGTGCTCCTTGAGCCGACGCCGGAGACTATCGAGCGACCGAGTGAGCGCGTTCGACTGCAGCTCGCCGCCCGCGCGGATGTGCCCTCGGAGCTGAATCTCATTGGGAAGACGGTCGAAGAGGCGCTCGAGTTGACGGATCGGTTCTTGGACGCCGCGTATCTGGCCGATCGGCGCGAGGTGACGATCATTCATGGTGCCGGCTCGGGAGCGTTGCGTCGAGCCGTGCGCGAGTTCTTGTCCCGACATCCCCACGTCGCGCGATTTCGACCGGCATCGGCCGATGGCGCGACGCTCGTTGAGTTGAACGAGCGCTGA
- the dnaG gene encoding DNA primase, with amino-acid sequence MTPREFAERVREQTDIVRIISDYIALRKRGSNYMALCPFHRERTPSFAVHPVKQIFKCFGCGQGGDVFAFVMRMEGCSWWEAVRLVAEKQGIPIPSFAEREGASDRQARIEWQRRLAQINAWACEFFERCLREPRGEAARAYLTARGVSSEAIRRFRLGYAPESWTTLSEYLLARQVTREELERSGLVTLREDRRGFYDRFRHRLIFPIRDVHGRIVGFGGRALGTEEPKYVNSPETALYAKGRHLFGLFEARDAIRHVGQAILVEGYFDWLALFEHGIENVVATLGTALTDEQVRLLRRYAERVVLNFDADTAGRQAMSRNLEKLLHGGLEVSIVSLPEGEDPDSFVRRFGAAAYRERVAAAAHYLDFLLNEALRGASFPLSPSVQARALKMVLPYIAAISDAIERAASADRVAGRLGMESALVREAVKRYRRTLSGSDRSEDPLERISTGVAHEVTESERLLLEVLLHAPDDVRAQILAELEPDDVRGLVSERIFDALRVLHPIDVSYAALAERFAEDPVTLDLLERILVTEVSGTSGELLERARGSLRGLRRRRLERELFALQAEIEQLPPGEEERLKELLRRKCEVAAALAKPGG; translated from the coding sequence ATGACGCCACGAGAATTCGCCGAACGCGTGCGAGAGCAAACGGACATCGTTCGAATCATCTCCGACTACATCGCGTTGCGCAAGCGCGGGAGCAACTACATGGCCCTTTGTCCCTTTCATCGCGAGCGCACGCCCTCGTTCGCCGTTCATCCGGTCAAACAGATCTTCAAATGCTTCGGTTGCGGCCAAGGCGGCGATGTCTTCGCCTTCGTCATGCGGATGGAAGGATGCTCTTGGTGGGAGGCCGTGCGTCTCGTCGCGGAGAAGCAGGGCATCCCCATCCCTTCCTTTGCGGAGCGCGAAGGTGCATCGGATCGGCAGGCACGGATCGAATGGCAGCGTCGTCTCGCTCAGATCAACGCCTGGGCATGTGAGTTCTTCGAGCGCTGTTTGCGCGAGCCCAGAGGGGAGGCGGCGCGCGCCTATCTGACCGCGCGCGGCGTCTCCTCGGAGGCGATCCGTCGCTTTCGCTTAGGCTATGCCCCGGAGAGTTGGACGACGTTGTCGGAATATTTGCTGGCTCGCCAGGTGACGCGCGAGGAGCTGGAGCGCAGCGGACTCGTCACGCTGCGCGAGGATCGGCGCGGGTTCTATGATCGGTTCCGGCATCGGCTCATTTTCCCGATCCGAGACGTTCACGGGCGGATCGTGGGCTTCGGCGGGCGCGCGCTCGGGACGGAAGAGCCCAAGTATGTGAACTCTCCCGAGACCGCGCTCTATGCCAAGGGGCGACATCTCTTCGGCCTGTTCGAAGCGCGCGACGCTATTCGCCATGTGGGGCAGGCGATCCTTGTGGAAGGATATTTCGACTGGCTCGCGCTGTTTGAACACGGCATCGAGAACGTCGTCGCCACGCTGGGGACCGCGCTCACCGATGAGCAGGTGCGTCTTCTCCGGCGATATGCCGAGCGCGTCGTGCTTAATTTCGATGCCGATACGGCTGGGCGGCAGGCCATGTCGCGCAATCTGGAGAAACTCCTTCACGGCGGGCTAGAGGTCTCTATCGTGAGCTTGCCTGAAGGTGAAGATCCCGATTCCTTCGTCCGGCGCTTTGGAGCTGCGGCCTATCGGGAACGCGTCGCTGCGGCCGCGCATTATCTCGATTTCCTGTTGAACGAAGCCCTGCGGGGCGCATCGTTCCCTCTCTCGCCTTCTGTTCAAGCGCGCGCGCTCAAGATGGTCCTTCCCTACATCGCTGCGATTTCCGACGCGATTGAGCGCGCGGCGAGCGCCGATCGCGTGGCCGGTCGGCTGGGAATGGAGAGCGCGTTGGTTCGAGAAGCCGTGAAGCGATACCGTCGGACGCTGAGCGGCAGCGATCGGAGCGAGGATCCCCTGGAGCGGATTTCGACGGGAGTCGCGCACGAGGTGACGGAATCTGAGCGGCTTTTGCTCGAAGTCCTCCTGCATGCGCCCGACGACGTGCGGGCGCAGATCTTGGCCGAACTGGAGCCAGACGATGTGCGGGGCCTAGTGAGCGAGCGCATCTTCGATGCACTGCGCGTCCTCCATCCGATAGATGTGAGCTATGCCGCGTTGGCGGAGCGGTTCGCCGAAGATCCAGTCACGCTCGATCTTCTGGAGCGCATCCTGGTGACGGAGGTGTCGGGAACCTCCGGGGAATTATTGGAACGAGCGCGTGGGAGCTTGCGCGGATTGCGCCGACGCCGCTTAGAGCGCGAGCTGTTCGCGTTGCAGGCGGAGATCGAGCAGCTCCCTCCGGGCGAGGAGGAACGTTTGAAGGAGCTGCTCCGGCGAAAATGTGAAGTAGCGGCGGCTTTAGCGAAGCCGGGGGGTTGA